A stretch of Bordetella genomosp. 13 DNA encodes these proteins:
- a CDS encoding methionine ABC transporter ATP-binding protein, translated as MIHIENLYKTYATPHGRFEALRGIDLRIEQGEVFGIIGPSGAGKSTLVQCINLLERPDQGSITLGGQALTGLSEAQLRAQRRRIGMVFQGFNLLSRRTVYANVALPLEIAGVPAAEIPAKVERLLALVGLEHLRDRYPSQISGGQKQRVGIARALANDPDVLLSDEATSALDPETTHNILALLRDINRKTGVTVVMITHQMEVVREICDRVAVLSEGQVVEMGRTQDIFASPRNEVTRAMVSAATATDLTDGTLAAARQRIAERAAARPGQAVRLLRLSLTGGGAETLLSDLARVHALDIGLVQARVEDIQGVAVGTLFVFAEGARESMHDALAELARRNIHVEEIANESATDRPAHHLAA; from the coding sequence ATGATTCATATCGAAAATCTGTACAAGACGTACGCTACGCCGCACGGACGGTTCGAGGCGCTGCGAGGCATCGACCTGCGCATCGAGCAGGGCGAGGTCTTCGGCATCATCGGCCCCAGCGGCGCCGGCAAGAGTACGCTGGTCCAGTGCATCAACCTGCTCGAGCGGCCCGACCAGGGCAGCATCACCCTGGGCGGGCAGGCGCTGACCGGCCTGTCCGAGGCGCAACTCCGCGCCCAGCGCCGGCGCATCGGCATGGTGTTCCAGGGCTTCAATCTGCTGTCGCGCCGCACGGTGTACGCCAACGTGGCGCTGCCGCTGGAGATCGCCGGCGTGCCCGCGGCAGAGATCCCGGCCAAGGTCGAGCGGCTGCTGGCGCTGGTGGGCCTGGAGCATCTGCGCGACCGCTATCCCAGCCAGATCAGCGGCGGCCAGAAGCAGCGCGTGGGCATCGCGCGCGCGCTGGCCAACGATCCCGACGTGCTGCTCAGCGACGAGGCCACGTCGGCGCTCGACCCCGAGACCACGCACAACATCCTGGCGCTGCTGCGCGACATCAATCGCAAGACCGGCGTCACCGTGGTGATGATCACGCACCAGATGGAAGTGGTGCGCGAGATCTGCGACCGCGTCGCGGTGCTTTCCGAGGGGCAGGTGGTCGAGATGGGCCGCACGCAGGACATCTTCGCGTCGCCGCGCAACGAGGTCACGCGCGCGATGGTGTCGGCGGCCACGGCCACCGACCTGACCGACGGCACGCTGGCCGCGGCGCGCCAGCGCATCGCCGAGCGCGCCGCCGCGCGGCCCGGCCAGGCCGTGCGCCTGCTGCGCCTGTCGCTTACCGGCGGCGGCGCCGAGACCCTGCTGTCCGACCTGGCCCGCGTGCACGCGCTGGACATCGGGCTGGTGCAGGCCCGCGTCGAAGACATCCAGGGCGTGGCGGTGGGCACCTTGTTCGTGTTCGCCGAAGGCGCCCGCGAATCCATGCACGACGCGCTGGCCGAGCTGGCCCGCCGCAACATCCACGTAGAAGAAATCGCCAATGAGTCCGCAACTGATCGACCTGCTCATCACCTCGCTGCTTGA